Proteins encoded within one genomic window of Flavobacterium gilvum:
- the argS gene encoding arginine--tRNA ligase: MSLSNILTPSIEKAIQTLFDVTIDKIEFQATRKEFEGDITMVIFPLLKVIKSNPVELGNKIGNYLVENVSEVARFNVVSGFLNIVIADQYYLNFFNEIRTIEKFGFVTPSANDKAVMVEYSSPNTNKPLHLGHVRNNLLGYSVAEILKASGKKVYKTQIINDRGIHICKSMLAWQKFGNGETPESTGLKGDKLVGNYYVAFDKAYKAEITDLMNAGKTEEEAKKQAPIILEAQQMLLDWESGKPEVIELWKMMNQWVYDGFGTTYKNLGVDFDSYYYESNTYLLGKDVVQVGLDKGIFEKDPDGSVWIDLTDEGLDRKIVLRSDGTAVYMTQDIGTAIQRVKDMQDVGGMVYTVGNEQDYHFKVLFLILKKIGFDWASNLFHLSYGMVDLPSGKMKSREGTVVDADDLMSEMTSTAQQISEDLGKLDGYSDVEKARLYNTIGLGALKYYILKVDPKKRILFNPEESVDFAGNTGPFIQYTYARIQSILRKADFDLNAVSSVVEIHEKEKELIKQLELFPEVIQNAANNHSPALIANYTYDLVREYNSFYQAVSILGETDLGKKTFRVQLSKKVADVIADSFSLLGINVPERM, from the coding sequence ATGTCATTATCCAATATTCTTACCCCATCTATAGAAAAAGCAATTCAGACGTTGTTTGATGTAACAATTGATAAAATTGAGTTTCAAGCTACACGGAAAGAGTTTGAAGGCGATATTACCATGGTTATTTTTCCATTGTTGAAAGTGATAAAAAGTAATCCTGTAGAATTGGGAAACAAAATTGGAAATTATTTGGTTGAAAATGTTTCCGAAGTAGCGCGTTTCAATGTGGTTTCGGGATTTTTGAATATTGTAATTGCCGACCAATATTATCTGAATTTCTTCAACGAAATCAGAACTATTGAAAAATTTGGATTTGTAACGCCTTCGGCAAATGACAAGGCAGTGATGGTAGAATATTCTTCACCAAACACGAATAAACCCCTGCACTTAGGTCACGTTCGAAATAACTTATTAGGTTATTCAGTAGCCGAAATTCTTAAGGCTTCGGGTAAAAAAGTGTATAAAACGCAAATTATCAACGATAGAGGAATACATATTTGTAAGTCGATGTTGGCTTGGCAAAAATTTGGTAACGGCGAAACTCCAGAATCTACCGGTTTGAAAGGTGATAAATTGGTGGGTAACTATTATGTAGCTTTTGATAAAGCCTATAAAGCTGAAATTACCGATTTGATGAATGCGGGAAAAACTGAGGAAGAGGCCAAAAAACAGGCTCCAATTATTCTCGAAGCGCAGCAAATGCTTTTGGATTGGGAAAGTGGAAAACCGGAAGTTATTGAACTTTGGAAAATGATGAACCAATGGGTTTATGATGGTTTTGGAACTACTTATAAAAATCTTGGAGTTGATTTTGATAGCTATTATTACGAAAGCAATACCTACTTATTAGGAAAAGATGTTGTTCAGGTTGGATTAGACAAAGGGATTTTTGAAAAAGATCCAGACGGTTCAGTTTGGATTGATTTGACAGATGAAGGTTTGGATCGTAAAATCGTCTTGCGTTCAGACGGTACAGCAGTTTATATGACACAGGATATTGGAACTGCAATTCAACGTGTAAAAGATATGCAGGATGTAGGCGGAATGGTTTATACTGTAGGAAACGAGCAGGATTATCACTTTAAAGTATTGTTTTTGATACTTAAAAAAATAGGATTTGACTGGGCTTCCAATCTTTTTCACCTATCCTACGGAATGGTTGATTTACCTTCCGGAAAAATGAAATCCAGAGAAGGAACTGTTGTTGATGCTGATGATTTAATGAGTGAAATGACTAGTACAGCCCAACAAATTTCTGAAGATTTAGGGAAATTGGATGGGTATTCTGATGTCGAAAAAGCTAGATTATACAATACGATTGGCCTTGGGGCGCTAAAATATTATATTTTGAAAGTAGATCCAAAAAAGCGAATCCTTTTCAATCCAGAGGAATCTGTCGATTTTGCTGGAAATACTGGACCTTTTATTCAATATACTTATGCCAGAATTCAGTCGATTTTACGCAAAGCTGATTTTGATCTTAATGCTGTATCGAGCGTAGTCGAGATACACGAAAAGGAGAAAGAATTGATAAAACAACTTGAATTATTTCCAGAAGTAATTCAAAATGCGGCCAATAATCACAGCCCAGCTTTGATTGCTAATTATACTTATGATTTGGTGCGTGAGTACAACTCGTTTTACCAAGCCGTTTCTATATTGGGAGAAACTGATTTAGGCAAAAAAACGTTCAGAGTGCAATTGTCCAAAAAAGTAGCAGATGTTATTGCAGATTCCTTTAGTTTATTAGGAATTAATGTCCCGGAGCGAATGTAA
- a CDS encoding 3-oxoacyl-ACP synthase III family protein, with protein MYHSKITGLGYYVPDNVVTNDDLAKIIDTNDEWIQERTGIQERRHIIRGEDTTTTMGVKAAKIAMERAGVGADDIDFVVFATLSPDYYFPGPGVLVQRDLGLKTVGALDVRNQCSGFVYALSVADQYIKTGMYKNILVIGSEVHSTGLDMTTRGRGVSVIFGDGAGAAILSREEDLTKGILSTHLHSEGIHAEELVLKAPGMGGRWVSDIIADNNPNDESYLPYMNGQFVFKNAVVRFAEVISEGLQANNLQISDIDMLIPHQANLRISQYIQNKFKLSDDQVFNNIQKYGNTTAASVPIALTEAWEQGKIKSGDTVVLAAFGSGFTWASAIIKW; from the coding sequence ATGTACCATTCAAAAATAACAGGATTGGGATATTATGTCCCTGATAATGTAGTAACCAATGATGATTTGGCTAAAATCATCGATACAAACGACGAATGGATTCAGGAACGAACAGGGATTCAGGAAAGAAGACATATCATTCGTGGCGAAGACACTACCACTACAATGGGAGTAAAGGCTGCCAAAATCGCGATGGAGCGTGCAGGAGTTGGGGCTGATGATATCGATTTTGTTGTTTTTGCAACCTTAAGTCCCGATTATTATTTTCCTGGTCCGGGGGTTTTGGTTCAGAGGGATTTGGGGCTAAAAACCGTTGGAGCATTAGATGTTCGTAATCAATGTTCTGGTTTTGTTTATGCACTTTCTGTAGCCGATCAATATATCAAAACGGGAATGTATAAAAATATTCTGGTGATAGGTTCCGAGGTACATTCTACAGGATTGGATATGACTACAAGAGGTCGTGGTGTTTCGGTTATTTTTGGGGATGGAGCAGGAGCTGCCATTTTGAGCAGAGAAGAAGATTTGACAAAAGGAATTCTGTCTACGCATTTACATTCAGAAGGTATTCATGCCGAGGAATTAGTTCTAAAAGCACCAGGAATGGGAGGGCGTTGGGTTTCGGACATTATTGCCGACAATAATCCAAACGACGAAAGTTATCTTCCTTATATGAATGGACAGTTTGTTTTCAAAAATGCGGTGGTTCGTTTTGCTGAAGTAATTTCCGAGGGATTGCAAGCTAATAATCTTCAGATTTCGGATATTGATATGTTGATTCCCCATCAGGCCAATTTGAGAATTTCTCAATATATTCAAAATAAATTCAAACTTTCAGACGACCAAGTGTTCAATAATATTCAAAAATACGGAAATACAACTGCGGCTTCTGTGCCTATTGCATTGACCGAAGCTTGGGAACAAGGGAAAATTAAGTCCGGAGATACTGTAGTTTTGGCCGCTTTCGGAAGTGGATTTACTTGGGCAAGTGCGATTATTAAGTGGTAG
- a CDS encoding alpha/beta hydrolase family protein, with protein MKLRVCSFLFLCLGLSSLAQENLNYQKPSKSILDLADYQRAPSVSMDTKKEYMLLMYRATYKTLDDLNQEEMRLGGLRINPITNISSTVTYINNIKLRKVADKNEIQITGFPANPRISNIVWSPNDKKILFSNTISTGVEMWVLDVASAKATKLTDASLNANLGTPFSWFNDNETILVKMLPKNRAALLDPKKDLPTGPIISNSEGSKSQNRTYPDMLKNKNDEINFENIITSELYKVTLDGKTTLFKPAAMYAGERISPDGNYLMLTTIQKPFSYIVPINRFPAKSVVYDKNGAEIKTVNEVPLNEIMPKGFMAVRKGKREMSWRNDKPATLAYAVALDEGDPSNKVEFRDEIFLWEAPFTANPTSMVKTPQRISNIIWGNETVAIVSDEWYDTRNTKTYLINPSDPNQKPKIITDRNSQDIYADPGVFETKENQYNRNVLAIENNNAYRIGDGYTKDGQFPFIDEFNLKTLQSKRLYTSPYKDKKEDLLEIEDFKTGKVLVQIQSKNEYPNYYFRNIKQKNNLTPITTFANPFESIKNVSKEVIKYKRKDGVELSGTLYLPEGYDKVKKEKLPLLIWAYPAEYKDKNSAGQSNQNPNEFTFPYYGSFVYWVTKGYVVLDDASFPIIGEGTTEPNDNFITQLVDDAEAAINAVDALGYINTKKVAIGGHSYGAFMTANLLTHSNLFACGIARSGAYNRTLTPFGFQSEQRNYWEVPQVYNTMSPFMNAEKMKTPLLLVHGEADNNPGTFTLQTERYFQALKGLGAPVRMVILPKESHGYVAKENILHLLWEQEQFLDKYLKN; from the coding sequence ATGAAATTAAGAGTTTGCTCATTCCTATTTCTATGTTTAGGATTGTCTTCATTGGCACAAGAAAATCTAAACTATCAAAAACCATCCAAATCAATATTAGATTTAGCTGATTATCAAAGAGCTCCTTCAGTCTCCATGGACACCAAAAAAGAATACATGCTTTTGATGTATAGAGCCACTTATAAAACATTGGACGATTTAAATCAGGAGGAAATGCGTTTGGGAGGCTTACGAATAAACCCAATAACCAATATTTCCAGTACGGTAACCTACATAAACAATATCAAACTAAGAAAAGTTGCTGACAAAAACGAAATACAAATTACAGGGTTTCCAGCCAATCCCCGTATCAGTAATATAGTATGGTCGCCAAACGACAAAAAGATTCTGTTTTCAAACACCATTAGTACAGGAGTTGAAATGTGGGTTTTGGATGTTGCCTCCGCAAAAGCAACCAAATTAACCGATGCATCTCTAAACGCGAATCTGGGCACACCATTTAGCTGGTTCAATGATAATGAAACTATTTTGGTAAAAATGCTACCCAAAAACAGAGCTGCATTATTAGATCCGAAAAAAGATTTACCAACCGGACCAATCATTTCTAATTCGGAGGGGTCAAAATCACAAAACAGAACTTATCCTGACATGTTGAAGAACAAAAATGATGAAATCAATTTCGAAAACATCATTACGTCTGAGCTATATAAAGTTACCCTGGACGGAAAGACAACTTTATTCAAACCAGCAGCTATGTATGCTGGTGAGAGAATTTCTCCCGACGGAAATTATTTGATGTTGACTACCATTCAAAAACCATTTTCATACATTGTCCCTATAAACCGTTTCCCTGCAAAATCGGTTGTTTATGACAAGAATGGTGCTGAAATAAAAACCGTAAATGAAGTGCCCCTAAATGAAATTATGCCAAAAGGGTTCATGGCGGTACGCAAAGGAAAAAGAGAAATGAGTTGGAGAAATGACAAGCCAGCCACATTAGCTTATGCAGTAGCTTTAGACGAAGGCGATCCTTCAAACAAGGTTGAATTTAGAGACGAAATCTTTTTATGGGAAGCACCTTTTACGGCAAACCCAACTTCTATGGTAAAAACACCACAACGTATCAGTAACATTATCTGGGGAAATGAAACAGTTGCCATTGTTTCAGATGAATGGTACGACACTCGAAATACAAAAACCTATTTAATCAATCCATCCGATCCTAACCAAAAACCAAAAATAATTACGGATCGAAATTCACAAGACATTTATGCAGATCCTGGAGTTTTTGAAACTAAAGAAAATCAGTACAATAGGAATGTATTAGCAATAGAAAACAATAATGCCTATCGAATTGGGGATGGATATACCAAAGATGGACAATTTCCATTTATAGATGAATTCAATCTAAAGACATTACAATCAAAACGCTTATATACTTCTCCTTACAAAGACAAAAAAGAAGATTTACTGGAAATTGAAGATTTTAAAACAGGGAAAGTGTTGGTACAGATTCAATCAAAAAATGAGTATCCCAATTATTATTTTAGAAACATTAAACAAAAAAACAACCTAACTCCTATTACCACTTTCGCAAACCCATTTGAAAGTATCAAAAACGTTAGCAAAGAAGTAATAAAATACAAGCGAAAAGATGGTGTCGAATTATCTGGAACTTTGTACTTGCCAGAAGGGTATGACAAGGTTAAAAAAGAAAAATTACCATTGCTAATTTGGGCCTATCCAGCAGAATACAAAGATAAAAACAGCGCAGGACAAAGCAATCAAAACCCTAATGAATTTACATTTCCTTATTATGGCTCTTTTGTTTATTGGGTAACCAAAGGATATGTTGTTCTTGACGATGCTTCGTTCCCTATAATTGGCGAAGGAACCACAGAACCTAATGATAATTTCATTACCCAATTGGTAGACGATGCCGAAGCCGCAATAAATGCCGTAGATGCTTTAGGGTATATCAATACCAAAAAAGTGGCTATTGGCGGGCATTCTTACGGCGCTTTCATGACGGCTAATTTACTGACTCATTCTAATCTTTTTGCTTGTGGCATTGCCAGAAGTGGTGCCTACAATAGAACATTAACACCGTTTGGATTTCAGAGTGAACAACGTAATTACTGGGAAGTGCCTCAAGTTTACAATACAATGTCGCCTTTTATGAATGCTGAAAAAATGAAAACTCCATTACTTTTAGTTCACGGCGAAGCAGATAACAATCCTGGCACTTTTACTTTACAAACCGAACGTTATTTCCAAGCTCTAAAAGGATTGGGAGCCCCTGTCAGAATGGTAATATTACCTAAAGAATCTCACGGTTATGTAGCCAAAGAAAACATCTTGCATCTACTTTGGGAACAAGAACAATTCCTGGATAAATATTTGAAAAACTAA
- a CDS encoding ABC transporter ATP-binding protein → MLQIQNISFGYTEKIILQNVDFTVNKGQNIAILGESGCGKSTLLKLIYGMYDLNQGHIFYNEKEILGPKFNLIPGMPFMKYLAQDFDLMPYETVAENVGKFLSNGFLPLKKLRIQELLEMVEMTEFANVKAKLLSGGQQQRVALARVLALEPEVLLLDEPFSHIDNFRKNALRRNLFAYLKKKGITTFIATHDSTDALSFSDETIVLHQGQILEKGPSADVYNYPLNKYVASLFGEVNELKLSQLMPIDGEDEIILLYPHQLKLDENGTIKAVAKQSFFKGSRYLIKAVFDRKVIFFEHDSALEANQEVALKII, encoded by the coding sequence ATGCTTCAAATTCAAAATATTTCATTCGGCTATACCGAAAAAATCATTCTCCAAAATGTAGATTTCACAGTCAATAAAGGGCAGAATATAGCAATTCTTGGGGAAAGTGGTTGCGGAAAAAGTACCCTCTTAAAACTTATTTATGGAATGTACGATCTTAATCAGGGACACATTTTTTATAATGAAAAAGAGATTCTTGGGCCAAAATTTAATTTGATTCCAGGAATGCCATTTATGAAATATCTGGCTCAGGATTTTGATTTGATGCCCTATGAAACGGTTGCCGAAAATGTGGGCAAGTTTCTCTCCAATGGTTTTTTACCCTTAAAAAAACTGCGTATTCAGGAATTACTGGAAATGGTTGAAATGACCGAATTTGCTAATGTTAAAGCTAAATTGTTGAGCGGTGGACAGCAGCAGCGTGTGGCTTTGGCGAGGGTTTTGGCTTTGGAACCCGAAGTGTTGTTGTTAGACGAACCTTTCAGCCACATTGATAATTTTAGAAAAAATGCATTACGCAGAAACCTTTTTGCCTATTTGAAGAAAAAAGGAATTACTACTTTCATTGCAACCCATGACAGCACTGATGCGCTTTCTTTTTCGGACGAAACTATCGTCTTGCATCAGGGGCAAATTTTGGAAAAAGGACCATCGGCAGATGTTTATAATTATCCATTGAATAAATATGTTGCTTCTCTTTTTGGAGAAGTAAATGAATTGAAACTGTCCCAATTAATGCCTATTGACGGCGAGGATGAAATTATTTTATTGTACCCGCATCAGTTAAAACTGGATGAAAACGGTACTATAAAAGCGGTTGCAAAACAGTCTTTTTTTAAAGGAAGTCGTTATTTGATTAAGGCAGTTTTTGATAGAAAGGTTATTTTCTTCGAGCATGATTCGGCTTTGGAAGCCAATCAGGAAGTGGCATTGAAAATTATTTAG
- a CDS encoding outer membrane beta-barrel family protein: MKLKLFTFFLLSIIGIAHAENPGIISGRVTNKTTKQPVQYASIVIKDAGKVVSGIVADENGNFQIKNLELKKYTLEVEFIGYKKYVTSLELNSGKKNSSIEILLEEEATELQSVDIVKEHSIIEQKTDRKVINVGKDLLSAGATAAEIMNNIPSVSVDPQTNAVSLRGNSNVRVFVDGKPSTVDAAQLLQQIPSTSIKQIELITNPSAKYNPEGMSGIINIVLNKNAKIGFNGSVNSGVTFGETPKTNSSFDMNYRSGKVNMYANYGLTDGKRHNHGQVKTLEPNDENTQSFDFLNDNTSHLAKVGLDFYLNDTNTISVYTTQNINNNNGKSQVTVDYLIPVKPSIYQTVDSKYNNYTQTYNLDYKKKFKKEGHTLEFEGNYSNNKDSENSIYNDPKTNDIDNKRNNVLLNLDYVNPLTETIKLEAGLETRIENTKNNFLLNGGYNSNFDYERKIYSAYTTFSKQWKKWNAQAGARFEKYTADALFKKVNEADGNFNEDLFTIYPSGFLTYTQNDNNSFNFSVSKRVDRPSIGQVNPIRQWSTPLIDSEGNPELSPQFTNSVELNYTRKTKIGSITSGVFYRQINDEITRTLTQSVEDPEKQILSYSNLGDNNAYGVEVSGNLDFTKWYTANISFDAYKRKIKGYVEMDYVEVDVTTFNARMSNTFKANKNLRFQLTGMYRGEDIGLQFINKPTWRVDAGSSLTILKGSGTITARVSDVFNSMHSSFEATKPKLQSGEFHWESQTAYVGFNYRFGTGKNKAIQRKERDKNETQGSGGF, translated from the coding sequence ATGAAATTAAAACTATTTACATTTTTCCTATTGAGTATCATAGGAATCGCACATGCAGAAAACCCGGGAATTATTTCGGGAAGAGTAACAAACAAAACAACAAAACAACCCGTTCAGTATGCATCAATTGTCATAAAAGATGCCGGAAAAGTAGTCTCAGGAATAGTCGCTGATGAAAACGGAAACTTTCAGATTAAAAATTTAGAATTAAAAAAATACACTTTAGAAGTTGAATTTATTGGATACAAAAAATATGTTACTTCATTAGAATTGAATTCGGGTAAAAAAAATTCAAGCATAGAAATTCTTTTAGAAGAAGAAGCTACAGAACTACAATCTGTTGACATCGTTAAAGAACATTCGATAATCGAACAAAAAACGGATCGAAAAGTTATTAATGTTGGTAAAGATTTATTGAGCGCAGGAGCCACTGCCGCCGAAATCATGAACAACATTCCATCCGTAAGTGTCGATCCGCAAACCAATGCAGTGAGCCTTAGAGGAAATTCTAATGTTAGGGTTTTTGTAGACGGTAAGCCAAGCACGGTAGATGCTGCTCAATTATTGCAACAAATTCCGTCCACTTCAATCAAACAAATTGAATTAATCACCAACCCATCAGCCAAGTATAACCCCGAAGGAATGAGCGGGATTATCAATATTGTTTTAAACAAAAACGCAAAAATAGGTTTTAACGGAAGTGTGAACAGTGGCGTAACCTTTGGAGAAACCCCAAAAACTAATTCCTCTTTTGACATGAATTACCGAAGTGGAAAAGTGAATATGTATGCTAATTACGGCTTAACTGACGGAAAAAGACACAATCACGGACAAGTAAAAACACTTGAACCAAATGATGAGAATACTCAAAGCTTTGATTTTTTGAATGATAATACCTCGCACTTAGCCAAAGTAGGGCTTGACTTTTATTTGAATGACACAAATACTATTTCTGTCTACACCACTCAAAATATCAATAATAACAACGGAAAATCTCAGGTAACTGTGGATTATTTGATTCCTGTAAAACCAAGTATTTACCAAACAGTTGACAGTAAATACAATAATTATACCCAAACTTATAATTTGGATTATAAGAAAAAATTCAAGAAAGAGGGACATACTCTTGAATTTGAAGGTAATTACAGCAACAACAAGGATTCTGAAAACAGCATATACAACGATCCTAAAACAAACGATATTGATAATAAAAGAAACAATGTCTTGCTTAATCTAGATTACGTCAATCCTTTGACAGAAACCATCAAACTTGAGGCAGGATTAGAAACCAGAATTGAAAACACCAAAAATAATTTTCTTTTGAATGGTGGTTATAATTCAAATTTCGATTACGAAAGAAAAATTTATTCTGCTTATACCACGTTCTCAAAACAATGGAAAAAATGGAATGCGCAAGCAGGAGCCCGTTTTGAAAAATACACCGCCGATGCTTTATTTAAAAAAGTAAATGAAGCTGATGGTAATTTTAATGAAGATTTATTCACGATTTACCCTTCTGGTTTTTTAACTTACACTCAAAATGATAATAATTCGTTCAATTTCAGTGTTTCAAAACGTGTAGACAGACCAAGCATTGGTCAGGTAAATCCTATTCGCCAATGGAGTACTCCACTAATCGATTCCGAGGGAAATCCCGAATTGTCTCCTCAATTTACCAACTCAGTTGAATTGAATTATACTAGAAAAACCAAAATTGGCTCGATAACTTCAGGTGTATTTTACCGTCAAATTAATGACGAGATTACAAGAACGCTGACTCAAAGTGTAGAAGACCCTGAAAAACAAATTTTATCTTATTCTAATTTAGGGGACAACAATGCCTACGGAGTAGAGGTTTCAGGAAATTTAGACTTCACAAAATGGTATACTGCCAATATTAGTTTTGATGCCTATAAAAGAAAAATAAAAGGCTATGTAGAAATGGATTATGTAGAGGTTGACGTTACTACTTTTAACGCCAGAATGAGCAACACTTTTAAAGCCAATAAAAATTTACGTTTTCAATTGACAGGAATGTACCGAGGCGAAGATATAGGATTGCAATTTATCAATAAACCAACATGGAGAGTTGATGCAGGTTCCAGCCTTACCATTTTAAAAGGCAGCGGAACAATAACTGCCAGAGTTAGTGATGTTTTTAACAGTATGCATTCTTCATTTGAGGCAACAAAACCCAAATTACAAAGTGGAGAGTTCCATTGGGAAAGCCAAACAGCTTACGTAGGATTCAATTATCGTTTTGGAACAGGAAAAAACAAAGCCATTCAAAGAAAAGAAAGAGATAAAAACGAAACCCAGGGAAGTGGTGGGTTCTAA